The nucleotide sequence CACGAATCTCTATGAGTTCTTTCTCTGTAGAAACGTGAAACTTCTGTTCAAGTGTATTCAATAAATCAAGCTGCTGGTTTATGCTATCTAAACGAGAAGGATCAAAATCAATATTCTCAACTTCACTCCCAATCTCACCTGCAATATCCTTCAGTTCTATATGTACTGATGATAAACGCTGTTCAAGTTCTTGTGCCTTAGGATAAACCTTCTCAACATTTCCAAGATTATCAAGACTCTGTCCTAATTTGCGAAGGATTCCGTTATCATCGTCATTCAAAAGATTATCCGCCTCATAGAAAGCCGTTTTGATATCTTCTGAGTGTGAGAGAGTTTCACTTTCTTGTTCAAGTTCTTCTTGTCTGCCTTCTATCAAGCCTGCACTCTCCAACTCACTGAACTGAAAACGCATGAATTCTTCATTTTCCTGAGCTTGTGAAATATGCTCTTTAACATCAGAAAGACGGTGTTCTGCTTCTTTATAATCTTCATAAGCTGAACGATAAGCAGCCAATTCCTTACCATCTTGAGCAATAATATCCACAACATTCAGTTGGAAGTCATCTTTTTGCAACAAAAGATTCTGATGTTGTGAATGAATATCTATCAACTGTTCACCCAATGCACGCATCATCTGCAATGACACTGGAGTATCATTGATGAAGGCACGTGACTTGCCGGTAGATGTCAGTTCGCGACGAACAATGGTATCTTCTAGTTCAAAATCAATATCATGCTCTTCAAAGAAGGATTCAAAGCCATAGTTAGAGAGGTCGAAATGTGCCTCAATCGTACATTTCTTTTCTCCTTGCTTTATCTGTTTACTATCAGCTCTATTGCCCAATAATAAACCGATCGCCCCCAAGATAATACTCTTTCCCGCACCAGTTTCACCCGTAATAACAGAGAAACCCGAGTGGAAAGTAATATCCAACTGATCAATCAATGTGTAGTTTTTTATATATAGATGTTTCAGCATATATTTGCTAATTATAATAATTGAAGTTAAAGAATAGGATTCTTTCGCTTTACTATGAAGCTGCTATTGCTTTATTTTATCCCATGTAATATTCTGACTGGCATTAATACCAAATAGAATATCGTAGACCAACTCCTTTTCTTTTTGTGTTCCTTTGCCTTTGTATATATTAGCTAATTCATCCTTCTTATAGTCTGTCCATATTTGTGGCAACATACTTATTGGACGATTCTCATGTGCTTTCTTTAACCCATTCTCCAAGGCTGATGTAATATTTGTACGTCCACGTTCAACATTATTAGCCATCTCGTCCAATCCAGTCCTATAATAATCATACTGCAATTGACGGAAAGGCTTCATCGCACCATCAAGATAATCGTTAATGATAGCAAATCGGTTACGGGAATTATCAAAGGCTTTCCATCCTGTAAAATTAAGATTCTGTGCATTATTCGTAAGAATCATACAACGTTGTAGGATATCTTCTCCACCCATAGGAGAGAATGAATCCAAATTTAATCCTATAATAAGGTAAGCATAATAAGCTATCAGAGCCGTCAGCTGATTATCGACATTCTCCTCATTAAACTCAATTTGATCAAACTGAGCAAAGGTGAAATTAAAATCACCATCTTGATTATTATAGAGCGTAGAACTATAGGCAGCATTATAAACAGGGCGGTTTGCTTGTATCAAAGCAGAACAAGTAAAGAGGTTGCTACCTGGATCATACTTACTAACAGTAATATTAAAGTTACAGTTTATACGTTCATTTCTTTGAAACTGGTAATGAGTCCATTGACGTGTATTAATAAACTGTTCCAAAGTCTGTTGCAGATTCTCAAAGACAGAAGCATCCGTGCCCTGAATCTGATTATGATTCACGGTTACTTTTGCATTTAGCTCTTGAGCTGCTAACTCTCCTTTAGAGAATAGAAACAAGCTCGTCAATAATATCACGAGCCACTTCAGTCTTTGGTTTCTTGGCATAACTCTTCTTACCTTCTTTGTTGATAATCATTATTTGGTTATCATCTGTTTGGAAAGTTGTCCCTGGAATCCTCGTAGAATTCAAAACAATGAAGTCAGCATT is from Prevotella melaninogenica and encodes:
- the recN gene encoding DNA repair protein RecN, producing the protein MLKHLYIKNYTLIDQLDITFHSGFSVITGETGAGKSIILGAIGLLLGNRADSKQIKQGEKKCTIEAHFDLSNYGFESFFEEHDIDFELEDTIVRRELTSTGKSRAFINDTPVSLQMMRALGEQLIDIHSQHQNLLLQKDDFQLNVVDIIAQDGKELAAYRSAYEDYKEAEHRLSDVKEHISQAQENEEFMRFQFSELESAGLIEGRQEELEQESETLSHSEDIKTAFYEADNLLNDDDNGILRKLGQSLDNLGNVEKVYPKAQELEQRLSSVHIELKDIAGEIGSEVENIDFDPSRLDSINQQLDLLNTLEQKFHVSTEKELIEIRDNIAEQLKNIDNSDEELELLEQEVKSKRAACEKHAEKLTALRREAIKTVEEQMSSRLIPLGIPNVRFKVELLPKPLAMDGGDKVQFLFSANTSTAMEPVAQVASGGEIARVMLSLKAMVSGAVKLPTIIFDEIDTGVSGKIAQKMALIMQEMGDNNRQVISITHLPQIAALGSSHYKVEKKETAEGTHSHMRELTGEQRVNEIAQMLSGADVSDAALQNARELLELSKRKK
- a CDS encoding DUF4835 family protein → MPRNQRLKWLVILLTSLFLFSKGELAAQELNAKVTVNHNQIQGTDASVFENLQQTLEQFINTRQWTHYQFQRNERINCNFNITVSKYDPGSNLFTCSALIQANRPVYNAAYSSTLYNNQDGDFNFTFAQFDQIEFNEENVDNQLTALIAYYAYLIIGLNLDSFSPMGGEDILQRCMILTNNAQNLNFTGWKAFDNSRNRFAIINDYLDGAMKPFRQLQYDYYRTGLDEMANNVERGRTNITSALENGLKKAHENRPISMLPQIWTDYKKDELANIYKGKGTQKEKELVYDILFGINASQNITWDKIKQ